The following is a genomic window from Miscanthus floridulus cultivar M001 chromosome 14, ASM1932011v1, whole genome shotgun sequence.
GAACCGAACAAGCCAAATGTTGGTATTCAATGGTTTGTGATCTCTGGTTCAGAGCAGTACAACAAAACAAAATCAACTAATTGGCATCAAGGCAAGTACATTGAAAGAGAACATGGATGCATGCAGCATGATGAGTTGCTAAATTGTGGCTGGTTGTCTGTACATATATCATTTGGACACACTAAGGATATGCACTAAGGACAACTTTGGATGGTACCTGAGACAACAGGATGACAATGCCAGTCCAACGGATTTGCATTCCCATTCTGGAAGCCTGTACTGGCATTTTGATTGTACAAGGGACCAACATGAATCCAGCAGACCAGAGATTCATTCGAGTGGGCAAGTTATGCTATGGGCTGCAAATGCAGAGATGCTTTCAATCCTTGACATCAGTGACACCCTCAGATGATATTTGAAACCTTGCTTCAGCTTCAGCAAGACAGGGAGAGCTGACTACTTTACAGATCCGCTCCTCCCCTCTTCCCTTGCGAAGAAAGAGCCTGATACGAAACGCGACACACTTGAGACAATGAGTAACTGAACAAAAATAAAATGGAGATGTTATGTTACTTGGTGTAGCTCACCTAGTTGTGGAAGCATGAGCCATGATGTTTCCTCCAATGGGCTTGATCTGTGGCCCAGCAAACATTGCAGCACCATCCACTTGAGCCACTACTTGGTTCGTTATTACCACTGCCACTCCAAACTAGAGACAGCCAAAAAAAGGACCAAAAAcaataaaaatactatgtgcaCCAAATAGGCATGAGACTCAATGTGTTGTTGCTACACTTGGTTAACTAATCAAACAACTTGCAGCAGAATCAATAGTTGTCCGGTAATTTGATAGCAATAATGTTTGCACGACGACCAAACGTATGTGTTGCAATATATCTAACATTTCATAATTCATGAGTGATCAAAGGACAAGCTGATTACCTCATCTGCTAACTTCTGAAGGCTCCTAAGAAACTTGGCCAGATGCATCTGCCTTGCTGATAGCTCCCCTCTACCAGAGAAATCAGTTCTGTATAGGGCTGTAGCACTATCCACAACCATAAGAGCAAACCTGCAGACATAGAGCTCCGCTTCAAAAAAATTGGCATGGGAAACATGATCAACCAAGATTATGAGCATATGCTTGGCAAAAGAAAATGGAGTTCGAATTTTCTAGATTGTGAGATAACAAAGGCATTAGCAATTCAGGATCAAAGTGTCTTTATGACAAGATGTAGAAACCCTGATACATGCCTTGTTACTTGCTACGTCAACATTATCATACAAAAATGCTTTCACATTGGGCTACATGACTAGGATCCTCCTATCTAAAGCAATTGTAACAAATCTGTTCTGTAAGAGATCAGTTTGAATAGCACATAGGTCTTCTCTAATGCAACATTAATGTGCCTATGTCATATCCTAATCACGAAAGGCTACAAGGCTTTAGTAAGAAAAAGAGCATCTGATACTCTATTAAAATTTATCAGCAAAGCACAAATGATGCATGTACATGAACATATCATCGACGGCCAGACTCCAATATGCTTCTGAATGTAATGCAGTTTGGGGATCACAGCTTAGTATCCTTTGCCTTTGCCCATGGGGATCATAACTGAAATTTCTTTAATTGTTGATAGCCACTTACTGAACATTTGTTCCTACTTTATTATTACAGCACCTTCCAAACACCAAGTGATACTAGGAGGTAAGTGGAGTTACATACTTCCTTAATTTCAGGTACTATGTTTTTAGCAATTTTCTCCTTTTCTAACTGATAGATCCTATAACTCACTAGTTCAGATAGAAGCTAACTACAACAAATGAATGAGCTCACCTGGTCTCTACCATCATGGAAGCTGCTTCTAGCAAAAGTCTTGATTGATGATCAGTGTTATATGCTCTGGCATAAGCCACATTCTCTAGTACATCAGCACCATTCAAGCCAAACCTGAATGCAAAAGAATCTTGTTTGACAATTCAAGAATAATAGTAGTAACTAAGTAATAATTTGTAGTGCCGTATCACCTATCTGCTATCTGGAGAAGTCTTTGAGGCCTGAATGTACCCTCTGCATCAATATACAAAgcctttccttcaccaccacCTTGGTCCAATGGGAGCTGCATAAATCACCACCACATTTGTAAGCTCAAAAACAATCACATCAGAACTGGATATTTCCATTTGCCAAACAGCTGGAAATATGTAAACAGTTCCAACATGCAAAGAAATAGATTATTTAAGTATGTCATTCTAGAAATCATACTGGTACTGTTTGTGGCAATGTGGTATCATATCTTAGAATTAGTCTTTCAGTCCAATACCTGACATGTGACACAGAGAGTGTGGCACAACTGAGTCTTCCCGGAGCGAAATTCACCATAGATCTCTGTTATAGATCCTGTTTCTATTCCACCTGTTAAAGATTGAAAACACAAGTTACACTGTTTTGCTATTATTCCTATACCACAATTATGACATTAATTAAGGAAGTTAAAGGTCAACAATAGGCACCAATACATTAccgtctaaaatttgatcaagcTCTCTGGATCCAGTTGTAAGCTGGATGATCTCAAGCCTCTGAGCATGAAGTCGGCTAGCACTAGTAAATCCGAGTGGAACCAATTTGGAAGCTGCCAGATGTTTATGAACTTAATGATTCACGCGCAAATTTATTTTCATACAAATAGAAATGTGGTagtatgctctaaaaagaagcAAATAATTACTTGCCTGCTTCAATTATCTTGTCGACTTTGGCTTCACTAATCCCTTTAATTTGCAAAAGGTCTTTCCTCGGAGAGTATGCTACAGATTCCACTGTGCAGAGACCAGCATCTTTGAGTTTTTTCACATCAAGTGCAGCTATTCCAGATGCCTACACAGCAAATTTTACAGGAATTCAAGTGATGGTTCAGGTCAACACCTGTCTTTTTTTTTCCTAACAAGAAAAATCCCCCAATTCCCACTGAGATAACACATTACATCCTAGTCAACAGTTCACGGAAGCCTGAACGAATTCTGCAAAGGAAGGTAGTGGACGTTGCTGAACCAAAGAAAGCATATTTTAAATAAACTATGGATATCTTTTGCATTTGTGCACTGCAATGGTAAGTCTATTTGACCATAACAGTTCAATAATGTAGCACGTGTACCTAATTTCTGCATTCAATTCTACAAGGCAAAATAATATCCTTCAGATCTCAAAGAACTGACCATTGctcagggcctgtttggaacgcaggaatttcacaggaatcacacaggaatttcacaggaatcagttcaatttcacaggaaaaacgcaggaatggggaaaaaatcccgcattccaaacaggccctcaatGGTACATTATGCTCCACAATTAAACCAGCAGAGATGCTCATGATCGATACACTACAAATAGACTCTGAGTCAGTTAACAAAACTAATTAAAGAAGTTTCA
Proteins encoded in this region:
- the LOC136505561 gene encoding DNA repair protein RAD51 homolog B-like, with translation MLVRENAENPLIRSELAELTCASHLHFRSSLAEEGSGGKPSINFCRLEGPFGSLIKPKSSQRTAPSSPPVAASGPMSSTATAHQKAAAPEHGPFPIEQLQASGIAALDVKKLKDAGLCTVESVAYSPRKDLLQIKGISEAKVDKIIEAASKLVPLGFTSASRLHAQRLEIIQLTTGSRELDQILDGGIETGSITEIYGEFRSGKTQLCHTLCVTCQLPLDQGGGEGKALYIDAEGTFRPQRLLQIADRFGLNGADVLENVAYARAYNTDHQSRLLLEAASMMVETRFALMVVDSATALYRTDFSGRGELSARQMHLAKFLRSLQKLADEFGVAVVITNQVVAQVDGAAMFAGPQIKPIGGNIMAHASTTRLFLRKGRGEERICKVVSSPCLAEAEARFQISSEGVTDVKD